The following coding sequences are from one Streptomyces venezuelae window:
- a CDS encoding ATP-binding protein, whose amino-acid sequence MTTDSTQETCVLTRPRTPAAARDVVRALLRQGHNDASEMAVDDAVLVTSELVTNALRHGGGLRGFECRVRPGFIEIAVEDGSDVVPRSRPRTSLLMSGGHGWPSVCQLADDVSVTRLPEGGKCIVARVPLAA is encoded by the coding sequence GTGACAACCGACAGCACGCAGGAAACCTGCGTCCTCACCCGCCCCCGAACCCCGGCCGCCGCCCGGGACGTCGTACGCGCGCTACTGCGCCAGGGGCACAACGACGCCAGTGAAATGGCTGTCGACGACGCGGTTCTGGTGACCTCCGAACTGGTCACCAACGCGCTCAGGCACGGAGGCGGCCTGCGCGGATTCGAATGCCGGGTACGGCCGGGCTTCATCGAGATCGCCGTCGAGGACGGCAGCGACGTGGTCCCACGGTCCCGCCCGCGCACGAGCCTCCTCATGAGCGGCGGACACGGCTGGCCATCGGTGTGCCAGCTCGCCGACGACGTGTCCGTGACACGCCTTCCCGAGGGCGGGAAGTGCATCGTCGCCCGCGTACCGCTGGCCGCGTGA
- a CDS encoding Asp23/Gls24 family envelope stress response protein gives MTERLASSAAVAEAVQEAVLGTRGVAFLRPGLADLLRAAAPRGRGATVSPRSSAVRVGRDKGGAGWHAEVYVVLRRGHRTLDVTRELRAAVTEAVDRLTGELSRVSVTVTGRV, from the coding sequence GTGACGGAACGACTCGCTTCCAGTGCCGCAGTGGCCGAGGCCGTCCAGGAGGCCGTCCTCGGCACGCGGGGCGTCGCCTTCCTCCGTCCCGGCCTCGCCGACCTCCTCCGCGCCGCCGCCCCGCGGGGACGCGGCGCCACCGTGTCCCCGCGCTCCTCGGCGGTCCGCGTGGGCCGCGACAAGGGAGGCGCGGGCTGGCACGCGGAGGTCTACGTCGTCCTGCGGCGAGGCCATCGGACCCTCGACGTCACCCGCGAGCTGCGTGCCGCGGTGACGGAGGCGGTGGACCGGCTGACCGGCGAGCTGTCGCGGGTCTCGGTGACGGTGACGGGACGCGTGTGA
- a CDS encoding rodlin, protein MLKKAMATAAAAVAVSAGIAAPAMAIGNDSGTESMSGNGASQSFGNSATKGDMSPQLSLVQGSLNKPCIGLPAKLNIQNIVALVNVGVQDIPILSAPQNQQCTENSTQAKGDEPLSHLLDDLSLLAGNGEHNG, encoded by the coding sequence ATGCTTAAGAAGGCTATGGCGACGGCAGCAGCCGCCGTCGCCGTTTCCGCTGGTATCGCCGCCCCCGCGATGGCCATCGGCAACGACAGCGGCACGGAGTCGATGAGCGGCAACGGCGCCAGCCAGTCGTTCGGCAACTCGGCGACCAAGGGCGACATGAGCCCGCAGCTGTCCCTGGTCCAGGGCTCGCTGAACAAGCCCTGCATCGGCCTCCCGGCCAAGCTCAACATCCAGAACATCGTGGCCCTGGTCAACGTCGGCGTCCAGGACATCCCGATCCTCTCGGCGCCGCAGAACCAGCAGTGCACCGAGAACTCGACCCAGGCCAAGGGCGACGAGCCGCTGTCGCACCTCCTGGACGACCTCTCGCTCCTGGCCGGCAACGGCGAGCACAACGGCTGA
- a CDS encoding chaplin: MALSMGAPAFADAGAEGAAVGSPGVISGNNIQVPVHVPVNVCGNTVDIIALLNPAFGNQCVND, encoded by the coding sequence ATGGCTCTGAGCATGGGCGCCCCGGCGTTCGCCGACGCCGGTGCGGAGGGCGCGGCCGTGGGCTCCCCGGGCGTCATCTCCGGCAACAACATCCAGGTGCCGGTCCACGTTCCCGTCAACGTGTGCGGCAACACCGTCGACATCATCGCGCTCCTGAACCCGGCGTTCGGCAACCAGTGCGTGAACGACTGA
- a CDS encoding FAD-dependent oxidoreductase: MHDLLIVGAGPYGLSVASHAAAAGLDVRIFGRPMASWRDHMPRGMFLKSEPWASDLSDPAGRFGLAAYCARENLPAEHGRPLPIEHFASYGLWFAEQASPPVDERLIASVRAAPDGYEARTEDGETHHARAVALAVGVLPFTEIPRAVRGLGTEHVSHSSHHADLAHFRGRDVTVLGAGQAALETAALLAEQGTRVRILARSPRVRWNTVPPAWQRPWWESLRAPHTGLGCGWRNKFYADTPGAFRLLPERTRARVAADALGPAGAWWVRDRVEPRVEVRVGHRIASADAVGGRVRVNTVAAGGGGLSFATDHVIAATGFRATTDRIGVLPPELRGGLRSLSDGTPYVSDRFETSRPGLFLAGLTTASSFGPAMRFVYGAAFTADRLVRGVERHVGRGRRTPRPVRSYEEHARRTVAGAR; the protein is encoded by the coding sequence ATGCATGACCTGCTGATCGTCGGAGCGGGCCCCTACGGCCTCTCGGTCGCCTCACACGCCGCGGCGGCCGGCCTGGACGTACGGATCTTCGGCAGGCCCATGGCGTCCTGGCGGGACCACATGCCGCGCGGCATGTTCCTGAAGTCGGAGCCGTGGGCGTCCGACCTGTCCGACCCCGCGGGCCGCTTCGGCCTGGCCGCGTACTGCGCCCGCGAGAACCTGCCCGCCGAGCACGGCAGGCCCCTGCCCATCGAGCACTTCGCGTCCTACGGCCTCTGGTTCGCCGAGCAGGCGTCCCCACCCGTCGACGAACGCCTCATCGCCTCCGTCCGGGCCGCCCCCGACGGCTACGAGGCACGGACCGAGGACGGGGAGACCCACCACGCGCGTGCGGTGGCCCTGGCCGTGGGCGTGCTGCCCTTCACCGAGATCCCCCGCGCCGTCCGCGGGCTGGGCACCGAGCACGTCTCGCACAGCAGCCACCACGCCGACCTGGCGCACTTCCGCGGCCGGGACGTGACGGTGCTCGGCGCCGGGCAGGCGGCCCTGGAGACCGCCGCGCTCCTGGCCGAACAGGGCACCCGGGTGCGGATCCTCGCCCGGTCCCCGCGCGTGCGCTGGAACACCGTGCCGCCCGCCTGGCAGCGGCCGTGGTGGGAGTCGCTGCGCGCCCCGCACACCGGCCTCGGCTGCGGCTGGCGCAACAAGTTCTACGCCGACACCCCCGGCGCCTTCCGGCTCCTCCCCGAGCGGACCCGCGCCCGCGTCGCCGCCGACGCGCTGGGCCCGGCGGGGGCGTGGTGGGTCAGGGACCGCGTCGAACCGCGGGTCGAGGTGCGGGTCGGCCACCGGATCGCGTCGGCCGACGCCGTCGGAGGCCGCGTCCGGGTGAACACCGTCGCCGCGGGCGGCGGAGGCCTGAGCTTCGCGACGGACCACGTCATCGCCGCCACCGGTTTCCGCGCCACGACCGACCGCATCGGCGTCCTGCCGCCGGAGCTCCGCGGCGGGCTGCGCTCCCTCTCCGACGGCACGCCCTACGTCAGCGACCGCTTCGAGACCTCGCGGCCCGGCCTCTTCCTCGCGGGCCTGACGACCGCGTCGAGCTTCGGGCCCGCCATGCGCTTCGTGTACGGGGCCGCGTTCACCGCCGACCGCCTGGTGCGGGGCGTCGAACGGCACGTAGGGCGCGGACGCCGGACACCCCGGCCGGTCCGGTCGTACGAGGAGCACGCGCGCCGGACGGTGGCGGGCGCACGCTGA
- a CDS encoding rodlin — MIKKVMAAAAVTASVVGMSAAAAPTALAIGDDSSTETMSGNNAMQSFGNSATYGNMSPQMALIQGSLNKPCIGLPAKANIQNIVALVNVGIQDIPILSAPQNQQCTENSTQAKGDEPLSHVLDDLSLLAGNGAHNG, encoded by the coding sequence GTGATCAAGAAGGTTATGGCTGCAGCTGCGGTCACGGCTTCCGTCGTCGGCATGTCGGCGGCGGCAGCGCCCACGGCTCTCGCCATCGGCGACGACAGCAGCACCGAGACCATGAGCGGCAACAACGCCATGCAGTCGTTCGGCAACTCCGCGACGTACGGCAACATGAGCCCCCAGATGGCGCTCATCCAGGGTTCGCTCAACAAGCCCTGCATCGGCCTCCCGGCCAAGGCCAACATCCAGAACATCGTGGCCCTGGTCAACGTCGGTATCCAGGACATCCCGATCCTCTCGGCGCCGCAGAACCAGCAGTGCACCGAGAACTCGACCCAGGCCAAGGGCGACGAGCCGCTGTCGCACGTCCTGGACGACCTCTCGCTCCTGGCCGGCAACGGCGCCCACAACGGCTGA
- a CDS encoding chaplin → MRQALSKGMLSAAAATSILSLSGASAFAAGGANGQASGSPGFLSGNNVQAPVEVPVNVCGNSVNGAGAGNPAFGNSCGSSSHAHGHTHSGPGASRSVPSAPKAASHTTDGSARPTGSTGSSAVGDAARSPGVLAGNNAKAPADVPVNACGNTADVVAGLSPAMGNGCNAEAGAGTSSHHHGQHHPGRHQDPHRQPPSGVVPPAGHTPQGPGTHPRAMPPGHPGANGHSEASSFTAPGHAPHGDRAARPVHAASAHAAPAPGDMLAATGVDGTLLGAAGTSVALLLGGAILYRRGMPAPGR, encoded by the coding sequence TTGCGACAGGCCCTCAGCAAAGGAATGCTCTCCGCCGCGGCCGCCACGAGCATCCTGTCCCTGTCCGGTGCCTCCGCGTTCGCCGCCGGTGGGGCGAACGGACAGGCGTCAGGTTCGCCAGGCTTCTTGTCGGGCAACAACGTGCAGGCGCCGGTGGAGGTGCCGGTGAATGTCTGCGGCAACAGCGTGAACGGCGCGGGGGCCGGCAATCCGGCCTTCGGGAACTCGTGCGGCTCCTCTTCCCACGCGCACGGTCACACGCACTCCGGGCCGGGGGCGTCGCGTTCGGTGCCGAGCGCCCCGAAGGCGGCCTCGCACACCACCGACGGCTCCGCCCGCCCGACGGGCTCCACCGGTTCCTCCGCCGTCGGCGACGCGGCCCGCTCGCCCGGCGTGCTGGCGGGCAACAACGCGAAGGCACCCGCCGACGTGCCGGTGAACGCCTGCGGCAACACCGCCGACGTGGTGGCCGGCCTCTCTCCCGCCATGGGCAACGGCTGCAACGCCGAGGCCGGTGCCGGTACCTCGTCGCACCACCACGGCCAGCACCACCCGGGCCGGCACCAGGACCCCCACCGGCAGCCGCCGTCCGGCGTCGTCCCCCCGGCGGGGCACACCCCGCAGGGCCCCGGCACGCACCCCCGGGCGATGCCCCCGGGCCACCCCGGCGCCAACGGGCACTCCGAGGCGTCCTCGTTCACCGCGCCGGGCCACGCGCCGCACGGCGACCGGGCGGCGCGACCGGTCCACGCCGCTTCGGCACACGCCGCTCCGGCCCCCGGCGACATGCTCGCGGCGACGGGCGTGGACGGCACACTGCTCGGCGCGGCGGGAACCAGCGTGGCCCTGCTGCTCGGCGGCGCGATTCTGTACCGGCGCGGAATGCCGGCGCCTGGGCGCTGA